Proteins from a genomic interval of Callospermophilus lateralis isolate mCalLat2 chromosome 1, mCalLat2.hap1, whole genome shotgun sequence:
- the Or2z1 gene encoding olfactory receptor 2Z1, which translates to MNQSVASGFFLVNLFSGSGPHNVLFSLVAAMFTVGLLGNTILLFLIRLDARLHTPMYFLLSQLSLFDVGFPLVTVPKMASDFLRGEGSISFGGCAAQIFFLTLMGVAEGVLLALMSYDRYVAVCHPLQYPVLMRRRVCLLMVGSSWLAGVLNACTQTSITLHFPYCGSRTVDHFFCEVPALLKLSCADTSAYERALSTSGVLILVLPLALIAASYGHVLRAVLLMRSEEARGKALATCSSHLTVVGLFYGAAVFMYMVPGAYHSPLQDNVVSLFYSLVTPTLNPLIYSLRNREVQRALVKVLSRAGLRAKW; encoded by the coding sequence ATGAATCAGTCGGTGGCCTCCGGCTTCTTTCTGGTGAACCTCTTCAGTGGCTCAGGACCACACAATGTCCTCTTCTCCCTGGTGGCCGCCATGTTTACCGTGGGTCTTCTGGGAAACACCATTCTGCTGTTCTTGATTCGCCTGGATGCCCGACTCCACACACCCATGTACTTCCTGCTCAGCCAGCTCTCCCTCTTTGACGTGGGTTTCCCCCTGGTCACCGTCCCCAAGATGGCCTCAGACTTCCTGCGGGGGGAAGGTTCCATCTCCTTTGGAGGTTGTGCAGCTCAAATATTCTTCCTGACACTGATGGGTGTGGCCGAGGGTGTCCTGCTGGCCCTCATGTCATACGACAGGTACGTCGCTGTGTGCCACCCGCTGCAGTACCCTGTGCTCATGAGACGCCGGGTGTGCCTGCTCATGGTGGGCTCCTCCTGGCTGGCAGGGGTGCTCAACGCGTGCACCCAGACCTCCATCACCCTGCACTTCCCCTACTGTGGCTCCCGCACCGTGGACCACTTCTTCTGCGAGGTGCCAGCCCTGCTGAAGCTCTCCTGTGCGGACACCTCGGCCTATGAGCGGGCGCTGTCCACCTCGGGAGTGCTGATCCTGGTGCTGCCGCTTGCCCTCATTGCCGCCTCCTATGGCCACGTGTTGCGGGCTGTTCTGCTCATGCGCTCGGAGGAGGCCCGAGGCAAGGCCTTGGCCACCTGCTCCTCGCACCTCACGGTCGTGGGCCTCTTCTATGGAGCTGCGGTGTTCATGTACATGGTGCCTGGTGCCTACCACAGCCCCCTGCAGGACAACGTGGTCTCCCTCTTCTACAGTCTGGTCACCCCGACTCTCAACCCCCTTATCTACAGTCTGAGGAACCGGGAGGTGCAGAGGGCCTTGGTCAAAGTGCTCAGCAGAGCTGGCCTCAGGGCAAAGTGGTGA
- the Actl9 gene encoding actin-like protein 9, with protein sequence MNTKDSKPGELQPDPEVPTLDLNPSSTLVNKNPKPDSPMADDKLPQKTGAVVIDMGTGTCKVGFAGQARPSFTVATIMGCQPKKQATSGQPAVETFIGEAARVRPELTLVQPIRNGIVVDWEAAELIWRHMLEHDLQVDTQEHPLLFSDPPFSPATNREKLVEVTFESLRSPAMYVASQSVLSVYAHGRVSGLVVDTGHGVSYTVPVFQGYNLPHATERLDLAGNHLTAFLAEILLGSGFALQQQDLDTVENIKHRFCYVASDFQKEQARPEQECRQSFQLPDGRTVTLGKELFQCPELLFHPPEIPGLSPVGLPTMAKQSLHKVPQEVRGDVAQSVLLCGGSSLFTGLEERFRADLLRSLPPEEHVVVTAQANRNFSVWMGGSILASLRAFQSCWVLREQYEEQGPHIVYRKCY encoded by the coding sequence ATGAACACAAAGGATTCCAAGCCCGGGGAGCTCCAGCCGGATCCAGAGGTCCCCACGCTTGACCTGAACCCCAGTTCAACCCTGGTAAACAAGAACCCCAAGCCGGACTCCCCCATGGCAGACGACAAGCTGCCGCAAAAGACCGGGGCTGTGGTCATTGACATGGGCACGGGCACCTGTAAGGTGGGTTTCGCTGGGCAGGCCCGCCCCTCCTTCACCGTGGCCACCATCATGGGCTGCCAGCCCAAGAAACAGGCCACCTCGGGGCAGCCAGCGGTGGAAACGTTCATCGGCGAGGCGGCCCGCGTGCGCCCGGAGCTGACGCTGGTGCAGCCCATCCGGAATGGCATCGTGGTGGACTGGGAAGCCGCCGAGCTCATCTGGCGCCACATGCTGGAGCACGACCTCCAAGTGGACACCCAGGAACACCCACTGCTGTTCTCCGATCCGCCCTTCAGCCCCGCCACCAACCGCGAGAAACTGGTGGAGGTGACCTTCGAATCGCTGCGGTCCCCCGCCATGTACGTGGCCTCGCAGTCGGTGCTGTCGGTTTACGCGCACGGGCGCGTCAGCGGGCTGGTGGTGGACACTGGCCACGGGGTCTCCTACACGGTGCCAGTCTTCCAGGGCTACAACCTGCCGCACGCCACCGAGCGCCTGGACCTGGCCGGCAACCACCTGACCGCCTTCCTGGCGGAGATCCTGCTGGGCTCGGGCTTCGCGCTGCAGCAGCAGGACCTGGACACGGTGGAGAACATCAAGCACCGCTTCTGCTACGTGGCCTCGGATTTCCAGAAGGAGCAGGCGCGGCCGGAGCAGGAGTGCCGGCAGTCCTTCCAGCTGCCCGACGGGCGGACCGTCACGTTGGGCAAGGAGTTATTCCAGTGCCCCGAGCTGCTCTTCCACCCGCCGGAGATCCCGGGGCTGTCGCCCGTGGGCCTCCCCACCATGGCCAAACAGAGCCTCCACAAGGTGCCCCAGGAGGTGCGGGGCGACGTGGCCCAGAGCGTGCTGCTGTGCGGAGGCTCCTCGCTCTTCACGGGCTTGGAGGAGCGTTTCAGGGCGGACCTGCTGCGCTCTCTGCCCCCGGAGGAGCACGTGGTGGTGACCGCCCAGGCCAACAGGAACTTCTCGGTGTGGATGGGGGGCTCCATCCTGGCCTCGCTGCGCGCCTTCCAGTCCTGCTGGGTCCTGCGCGAACAGTATGAGGAGCAGGGTCCCCACATCGTGTACCGCAAATGCTACTGA